From Flavobacterium sp. 102, a single genomic window includes:
- a CDS encoding four helix bundle protein, producing the protein MSEIKSYKDLIIWQKGIDIAINLYELVEDFPKEELYALTSQVKRACISISSNIAEGYGRSSTQSYIHFVSISRGSLFELETQLIVAKRLKFIKNETLFSELMNQITEESKMLNSFINKLESSKQ; encoded by the coding sequence ATGAGTGAAATAAAATCATATAAAGATTTAATAATTTGGCAAAAAGGAATTGATATTGCCATTAATTTATATGAATTAGTTGAAGATTTTCCAAAAGAAGAACTTTACGCTTTAACAAGCCAAGTAAAAAGAGCTTGTATTTCAATTTCTTCAAATATAGCTGAAGGATATGGTAGAAGTTCAACTCAAAGTTATATTCATTTTGTAAGTATTTCAAGAGGTTCTTTGTTTGAGTTAGAAACCCAACTGATAGTTGCCAAAAGATTAAAATTCATTAAAAATGAAACTTTATTTTCTGAATTAATGAATCAAATTACAGAAGAAAGTAAAATGCTAAATTCTTTTATAAACAAATTAGAGTCAAGTAAACAATAA
- a CDS encoding nitrilase family protein has product MKIALIQTTLSWENPTENRSHLAQKITGFMEDVDLIVLPEMFSSGFTMNPRNVAETMQGETISWLQHLAKAKNCAITGSLVIEENGNFYNRLVFVFPNGDLKTYDKRHLFTLTGEDKVYTAGTEKLIIDYKGFKICPLICYDLRFPVFSRNVENYDLLIYVANWPKPRINAWDILLKARAVENMSYAIGVNRIGTDSNSLEYVGHSQAVDFLGNYVLEPQETDGVFIIELNKEKILETRSKLAFLEDKDDFKIQ; this is encoded by the coding sequence ATGAAAATAGCCTTAATCCAAACCACATTATCTTGGGAAAATCCAACCGAAAACCGAAGTCATTTGGCCCAAAAAATAACGGGTTTTATGGAAGACGTCGATTTGATTGTCCTTCCCGAAATGTTTTCCTCAGGCTTTACCATGAATCCGAGAAATGTTGCTGAAACTATGCAAGGCGAAACCATTTCTTGGCTCCAACATTTGGCGAAAGCCAAAAACTGCGCCATTACAGGAAGTTTGGTAATTGAAGAAAACGGTAATTTTTACAACCGTTTGGTGTTTGTTTTTCCGAATGGCGACCTCAAAACTTACGACAAACGACATTTGTTTACGTTGACAGGAGAAGACAAAGTATATACAGCCGGAACCGAAAAATTAATCATTGATTACAAAGGATTCAAGATTTGTCCGTTGATTTGTTATGATTTGCGTTTCCCGGTTTTTTCGCGAAATGTGGAAAATTATGACCTATTAATTTATGTTGCCAATTGGCCAAAACCACGCATCAATGCTTGGGATATTTTGCTAAAAGCGCGCGCCGTAGAAAATATGAGTTATGCGATTGGCGTCAACAGAATTGGAACTGACAGTAATAGTTTAGAATACGTCGGTCATTCGCAAGCCGTTGATTTTCTAGGGAATTATGTATTGGAACCACAAGAAACAGATGGCGTTTTTATAATCGAATTAAACAAAGAAAAAATATTAGAAACGAGAAGTAAATTGGCTTTTTTGGAAGACAAAGACGATTTTAAAATACAATAA
- a CDS encoding succinate dehydrogenase/fumarate reductase iron-sulfur subunit — protein sequence MSAAKNINITLKIWRQKNAKAKGQIETYKLDNVSTASSFLEMLDQLNEQLINTKKEPVAFDHDCREGICGMCSLYINGRAHGPDTGTTTCQLHMRKFNDGDTIYIEPWRSKAFPVVKDLVVDRSSFDRIQQAGGFVSVNTSGRTIDANATPVPKHDADRAFEAAACIGCGACVATCKNGSAMLFVGAKVSQYALLPQGKVEATQRVLNMVRQMDEEGFGNCTNTGACEVECPKGISLENIARMNREYLKASII from the coding sequence ATGAGTGCAGCAAAAAACATCAATATAACCCTTAAAATTTGGCGTCAAAAAAACGCTAAAGCCAAAGGTCAAATAGAAACTTATAAATTAGATAATGTTTCTACTGCAAGTTCATTTTTGGAAATGTTAGACCAATTGAACGAGCAATTAATCAACACCAAAAAAGAACCGGTGGCTTTTGACCACGATTGTCGCGAAGGAATTTGCGGGATGTGTTCGTTATACATCAACGGTAGAGCGCACGGTCCGGATACCGGAACAACAACTTGTCAGTTGCACATGCGTAAATTCAACGACGGCGATACCATTTACATCGAGCCATGGAGAAGTAAAGCTTTCCCTGTAGTAAAAGATTTAGTAGTGGACAGAAGTTCTTTTGACAGAATCCAACAAGCCGGTGGTTTCGTTTCGGTAAATACTTCCGGAAGAACGATTGATGCTAATGCCACTCCGGTTCCAAAACACGACGCCGACAGGGCTTTTGAAGCCGCTGCTTGTATTGGTTGTGGCGCTTGTGTCGCAACTTGTAAAAACGGCTCGGCTATGTTATTTGTGGGTGCCAAAGTATCGCAATATGCTTTGTTACCACAAGGAAAAGTAGAAGCAACCCAACGTGTATTAAATATGGTGCGTCAAATGGACGAAGAAGGATTTGGAAACTGTACCAATACGGGTGCTTGCGAAGTAGAATGTCCGAAAGGCATTTCGTTAGAAAACATCGCTCGCATGAACAGAGAATATTTAAAAGCGAGTATAATATAA
- a CDS encoding GH92 family glycosyl hydrolase encodes MKFQLTSLFLLISISTYGQNLLQHVNPMIGTGGHGHTYPGATVPFGMVQLSPDTRIDGSWDGCSGYHYDDNTIYGFSHTHLNGTGCTDYGDIMLMPTMGEPTLNPKEYSSTFSHAKEKATAGFYSVKLDKHNIDVALTSSTRVGFHQYTFNNSGKANIILDLNHRDKLLQGEVRIVNSKTIEILRRSEAWAKDQYVFARIEFSQPMQINKIRNNNAAQATSTDKLFTGTQLALSFSKSVSKGDKIWVKVALSPTGHEGAKLNMGEISGWNFNKVKEDAEKLWDQQLAKIQITETNTDKLAIFYTALYHTMVQPNIAQDIDGKYRGRDNKIHKAEGFDYYSVFSLWDTFRGAHPLYTLIEKKRTTDFINTFLKQYEQGGRLPVWELASNETDCMIGYHSVSVMADAMAKGIKGFDYEKAFEAAKHSAMLDHLGLEAYKRQGFISMDDEHESVSKTVEYAYDDWCIAQMALILNKKDDYDYFMKRSQSWKNVFDWNTGFMRPKKNGGWDKPFDPREVNNNFTEGNSWHYSFFVPQDIPGMIEAYGGAEKFEAKLDEMFNSESKTTGREQVDVTGLIGQYAHGNEPSHHMTYLYNYIGKPEKTANRINYILNEFYKNTPDGLIGNEDCGQMSAWYVLSSMGIYAVTPGKAGWSTTEPYFKTIKVQLNENKVDYIDKTRTGDYLQYFGLEEFQKKPHQDSWQPIIPVPVIEAKSKSFKEKIEISILYNKLDFLDDQKSLKAYYRMDNNKTFQLYEKPFIIDETSKIEAYLAPDFMATSDTISATFFKKPNNYSIDIKSKYNPQYHAGGAEGLLDGINGTTNWRKGDWQGYQGQDFEATVDLQSEKTITECNSTFLQDSRSWILMPTKVEYYVSTDNVNFTLAGTIDNTLDPAETENTVTNFGVKLNSAIKAKYVKIKAYNYGKLPEWHQGAGGDAFIFIDEITIK; translated from the coding sequence ATGAAATTTCAACTTACCTCTTTATTTTTACTGATTTCCATTTCAACTTATGGTCAAAATCTCCTCCAACATGTCAATCCTATGATTGGAACCGGTGGTCACGGACATACCTATCCAGGAGCAACTGTGCCTTTCGGAATGGTACAATTGTCTCCCGATACTAGAATTGACGGCAGTTGGGATGGCTGTTCGGGCTATCATTACGACGATAATACTATTTATGGCTTTTCTCACACACACTTAAACGGAACCGGTTGTACTGATTATGGCGATATTATGTTGATGCCAACCATGGGCGAACCAACATTAAACCCTAAAGAATACAGCTCAACCTTTTCTCATGCGAAAGAAAAAGCAACAGCCGGATTTTATTCGGTTAAGCTCGATAAACACAACATTGACGTAGCTTTGACTTCTTCTACTCGTGTTGGTTTTCACCAATATACTTTTAATAATTCGGGCAAAGCCAACATCATTTTGGATTTAAACCACCGCGATAAATTGTTACAAGGTGAAGTGCGAATTGTGAATTCTAAAACCATTGAAATACTCCGAAGAAGCGAAGCTTGGGCTAAGGATCAATACGTTTTTGCCCGAATTGAGTTCAGCCAACCGATGCAAATCAACAAAATCAGAAACAACAATGCAGCGCAAGCCACTTCGACTGATAAACTATTTACAGGAACACAATTGGCTTTAAGTTTTTCTAAATCCGTAAGCAAAGGCGATAAAATTTGGGTTAAAGTAGCGTTATCTCCAACTGGTCATGAAGGTGCCAAACTAAACATGGGCGAAATCTCGGGTTGGAATTTTAACAAAGTCAAAGAAGATGCCGAAAAACTTTGGGACCAACAATTGGCTAAAATCCAAATCACAGAAACTAATACGGATAAATTAGCCATTTTCTACACCGCTTTATACCATACGATGGTGCAACCTAATATTGCCCAAGACATCGATGGCAAATACCGCGGTCGCGACAACAAAATCCACAAAGCCGAAGGTTTTGATTATTACTCTGTATTCTCGCTTTGGGATACGTTTCGTGGTGCGCATCCTTTATATACTTTAATCGAAAAGAAACGGACCACCGATTTTATCAATACCTTTTTAAAACAATACGAACAAGGCGGAAGATTACCGGTTTGGGAATTGGCGTCGAATGAAACCGATTGTATGATTGGTTACCATTCGGTTTCTGTCATGGCCGATGCAATGGCTAAAGGCATCAAAGGTTTTGATTACGAAAAAGCTTTTGAAGCCGCAAAACATTCTGCGATGTTGGATCATTTAGGGTTGGAAGCCTATAAAAGACAAGGTTTTATTTCGATGGATGATGAACACGAAAGCGTTTCCAAAACGGTGGAATATGCTTATGACGATTGGTGTATTGCGCAAATGGCTTTGATTTTAAACAAAAAAGACGATTACGATTATTTCATGAAACGCTCGCAAAGCTGGAAAAATGTCTTCGATTGGAACACCGGTTTTATGCGACCAAAGAAAAACGGCGGTTGGGACAAACCTTTTGACCCAAGAGAAGTCAATAACAACTTTACTGAAGGCAATTCATGGCATTATTCTTTTTTTGTGCCGCAAGACATTCCCGGGATGATTGAAGCATACGGCGGAGCCGAAAAATTTGAAGCCAAATTAGACGAAATGTTCAACAGCGAAAGCAAAACCACAGGACGCGAGCAAGTTGACGTTACCGGTTTGATTGGACAATATGCGCACGGCAACGAACCGAGTCATCACATGACTTATTTGTACAACTACATTGGCAAACCAGAAAAAACAGCCAACAGAATCAATTATATTCTAAACGAATTCTACAAAAACACACCAGACGGATTAATTGGCAATGAAGACTGCGGGCAAATGAGCGCTTGGTATGTGTTGAGTTCAATGGGAATTTATGCGGTTACACCGGGGAAAGCAGGCTGGAGTACTACTGAACCTTACTTTAAAACCATTAAAGTACAATTGAATGAAAATAAAGTTGATTACATAGATAAAACCAGAACTGGAGATTATTTGCAGTATTTCGGATTAGAGGAATTTCAAAAAAAACCACATCAAGATTCATGGCAACCTATAATTCCTGTTCCGGTTATTGAAGCCAAAAGTAAGTCGTTTAAAGAAAAGATTGAAATTAGCATTCTCTACAATAAACTTGATTTTTTGGATGATCAAAAAAGCCTTAAAGCGTATTACAGAATGGACAATAATAAAACATTTCAACTTTATGAAAAACCATTCATCATAGACGAAACCTCAAAAATTGAGGCCTATCTCGCACCTGATTTTATGGCAACCAGCGACACAATTTCTGCAACTTTCTTCAAAAAACCCAACAATTACTCCATCGACATCAAATCAAAATACAACCCGCAATACCATGCCGGCGGTGCGGAAGGTTTGTTAGACGGAATCAACGGAACTACCAACTGGAGAAAGGGCGATTGGCAAGGATATCAAGGTCAAGATTTTGAAGCGACTGTAGATTTGCAATCTGAAAAAACCATTACCGAATGCAACAGCACTTTTCTTCAAGATTCGCGCTCTTGGATTTTGATGCCTACAAAAGTAGAATATTATGTGTCTACTGATAATGTGAACTTTACTTTAGCCGGAACCATTGACAATACACTTGATCCAGCAGAAACTGAAAATACGGTGACCAATTTTGGTGTCAAATTAAACTCAGCCATCAAAGCCAAATATGTAAAAATTAAAGCCTATAATTACGGTAAATTACCAGAATGGCATCAAGGAGCCGGTGGCGATGCCTTTATTTTTATTGACGAAATAACCATTAAATAA
- a CDS encoding endonuclease/exonuclease/phosphatase family protein, whose amino-acid sequence MKKFLFSLLLLLVFGNPILAQKLKLMTYNIRLDVASDGENAWPNRKDYWASQVTFNEPDIFGIQEALPHQVTDIATLLPNYSYVGIGRDGVGKGESSNVFYKKDRFKVLQENTFWLSETPDKISKGWDAALNRVCTYALLKDSKTKQTFWIFNTHLDHMGELARTNSILLILSKMKELNTENYPIFFMGDFNSEPTEERIVNLKKEMLDSRDISEEKPFGPIGTFNGFKYNENVTKRIDYIFLSKENPFKVKKYAVLSDSKDLKYPSDHLPVYIELKI is encoded by the coding sequence ATGAAAAAATTTCTCTTTTCATTGTTACTGCTTTTGGTTTTTGGAAATCCAATTTTGGCCCAAAAACTAAAGTTAATGACTTACAATATAAGATTAGATGTCGCTTCTGATGGTGAAAATGCATGGCCGAATCGCAAAGATTATTGGGCTTCACAAGTTACTTTTAACGAACCGGATATTTTCGGAATTCAAGAAGCTTTACCTCATCAAGTGACAGATATTGCAACTCTGCTACCAAATTACAGTTATGTCGGCATTGGCAGAGATGGTGTTGGTAAAGGAGAATCATCCAATGTTTTTTATAAAAAAGACCGTTTCAAAGTCTTGCAAGAAAACACTTTTTGGCTTTCAGAAACGCCTGATAAAATTTCCAAAGGTTGGGATGCTGCACTCAATCGTGTTTGCACTTATGCTTTGTTAAAAGACAGCAAAACCAAACAAACTTTTTGGATTTTCAATACCCATCTAGACCACATGGGTGAATTGGCAAGAACCAATTCTATCCTTTTGATTCTTTCTAAAATGAAGGAACTTAATACCGAAAATTACCCTATCTTTTTCATGGGCGATTTCAATTCGGAACCAACAGAAGAACGAATTGTCAACCTGAAAAAAGAAATGCTTGACAGCCGAGATATTTCAGAAGAAAAACCTTTTGGACCAATCGGAACGTTCAATGGTTTTAAATACAACGAAAACGTAACCAAACGCATTGACTATATCTTTTTATCCAAAGAGAATCCGTTTAAAGTAAAAAAGTATGCCGTTTTAAGTGATTCCAAAGACTTAAAATATCCGTCAGATCATTTACCGGTTTATATCGAACTCAAGATTTAA